Proteins from a genomic interval of Helicobacter pylori Shi112:
- a CDS encoding aminotransferase class V-fold PLP-dependent enzyme, which translates to MQAFLNRSFAPLLNPNESPLEQVKSSIILKKGVSYFDWGASGLASALVEKRVKSLLPYYANAHSVASKHAILMGMLLKECQEKLKRSLNLSDDHCVLSTGYGASSAIKKFQEILGVCIPSKTKKNLEPYLKDMALKRVIVGPYEHHSNEISWREGLCEVVRIPLNEHGLLDLEILEQTLKKSPNSLVSMSAASNVTGLLTPLKEVSSLCEKYKAALALDLANFSAHANPKDCKYQTGFYAPHKLLGGIGGCGLLGISKDLIDTQIAPSFSAGGVIKYANCTRHEFIDELPLREEFGTPGLLQFYRSALAYQLRDECGLDFIHKKENNLLRVLMHGLKDLPAINIYGNLTASRVGVVAFNIGGISPYDLARVLSYEYAIETRAGCSCAGPYGHDLLNLNAQKSSDFNAKPGWLRVSLHFTHSINDIDYLLDSLKKAVKKLR; encoded by the coding sequence GTGCAAGCGTTTTTAAATAGGAGTTTTGCTCCCTTGCTCAATCCTAATGAGAGTCCTTTAGAGCAGGTTAAATCCAGTATTATTTTAAAAAAAGGGGTGTCTTATTTTGACTGGGGGGCTTCAGGTTTAGCGAGTGCTTTAGTGGAAAAGCGCGTGAAATCTTTACTGCCTTATTATGCGAACGCTCATTCTGTGGCTTCTAAGCATGCGATTTTAATGGGCATGCTTTTAAAAGAGTGCCAAGAAAAGTTAAAGCGTTCTTTAAATTTGAGCGATGATCATTGCGTCTTGAGCACGGGGTATGGGGCGAGCTCAGCGATTAAGAAATTTCAAGAAATTTTAGGGGTGTGTATCCCTTCAAAAACGAAGAAAAATTTAGAGCCGTATTTGAAAGATATGGCTTTAAAGCGTGTGATTGTAGGGCCTTATGAGCATCATTCTAATGAAATCAGCTGGCGTGAAGGCTTGTGTGAAGTGGTGCGTATCCCTTTAAATGAACATGGCTTATTGGATTTAGAAATTTTAGAGCAAACTTTAAAAAAATCTCCTAACAGCTTGGTTTCTATGAGCGCGGCTTCTAATGTAACCGGACTGCTTACGCCCTTAAAAGAAGTTTCATCATTGTGTGAGAAATATAAGGCCGCTTTGGCTTTGGATTTGGCGAATTTTAGTGCGCATGCTAACCCTAAAGATTGCAAATACCAAACCGGTTTTTATGCGCCTCACAAGCTTTTAGGGGGCATTGGAGGGTGCGGTCTTTTAGGCATTTCTAAAGATTTGATTGACACGCAAATCGCCCCGAGTTTTAGCGCAGGGGGCGTGATTAAATACGCTAATTGCACACGGCATGAATTTATTGATGAATTGCCTTTGAGGGAAGAGTTTGGCACGCCAGGGTTGTTGCAATTTTACAGGAGCGCTCTAGCGTATCAATTAAGAGATGAATGCGGTTTGGATTTTATCCACAAGAAAGAAAACAACCTTTTAAGAGTGCTCATGCATGGCTTAAAAGACTTGCCCGCTATCAATATCTATGGGAATTTAACAGCGAGTCGTGTGGGGGTAGTGGCTTTTAATATTGGTGGGATTTCGCCCTATGATTTAGCGAGGGTTTTGAGCTATGAATACGCTATTGAAACACGGGCGGGTTGCTCTTGCGCGGGGCCTTATGGGCATGATTTGTTGAATCTTAACGCTCAAAAGTCAAGCGATTTTAACGCTAAACCCGGATGGCTTAGAGTGAGCTTGCATTTCACGCATTCCATAAACGATATTGATTATTTGCTAGACAGCTTGAAAAAAGCGGTTAAAAAATTGCGTTAA
- a CDS encoding histidine triad nucleotide-binding protein yields MNVFEKIIQGEIPCSKILENERFLSFYDINPKAKVHALVIPKQSIQDFNGITPELMAQMTSFIFEVVEKLGIKERGYKLLTNVGKNAGQEVMHLHFHILSGDKH; encoded by the coding sequence ATGAATGTGTTTGAAAAAATAATCCAAGGCGAAATCCCTTGTTCTAAGATTTTAGAAAACGAGCGTTTTTTATCCTTTTATGACATTAACCCTAAAGCTAAGGTGCATGCGTTAGTGATCCCCAAACAAAGCATTCAGGATTTTAATGGCATCACCCCAGAGCTTATGGCGCAAATGACAAGTTTTATTTTTGAAGTGGTGGAAAAATTAGGCATCAAAGAAAGGGGCTACAAGCTTTTAACCAATGTGGGTAAAAACGCCGGGCAAGAGGTGATGCATTTGCATTTTCATATTTTGAGCGGGGATAAACATTAA
- the pheS gene encoding phenylalanine--tRNA ligase subunit alpha encodes MHTLIERLEKVTNSKELEEARLSALGKKGVFADKFNQLKNLNGEEKNAFAKEIHHYKQAFEKAFELKKKAILELELEERLKKEKIDVSLFNAIKTSSSHPLNHTKNKIIEFFTPLGYKLEIGSLVEDDFHNFSALNLPPYHPARDMQDTFYFKDHKLLRTHTSPVQIHTMQEQTPPIKMICLGETFRRDYDLTHTPMFHQIEGLVVDQKGNIRFTHLKGVIEDFLHYFFGGVQLRWRSSFFPFTEPSAEVDISCVFCKQEGCRVCSHTGWLEVLGCGMVNNAVFEAVGYENVSGFAFGMGIERLAMLTCQINDLRSFFETDLRVLESF; translated from the coding sequence TTGCACACCTTAATAGAGCGATTAGAAAAGGTTACTAATAGCAAAGAGTTAGAAGAAGCGCGCTTGAGCGCTTTGGGTAAAAAAGGGGTTTTTGCGGATAAATTCAACCAGCTCAAAAATCTAAACGGCGAAGAAAAAAACGCCTTTGCTAAAGAAATCCACCATTATAAACAAGCGTTTGAAAAGGCCTTTGAGTTGAAAAAAAAGGCGATTTTAGAGCTTGAATTAGAAGAACGCTTGAAAAAAGAAAAAATTGATGTGAGTTTGTTTAACGCTATTAAAACAAGCTCTTCTCACCCTTTAAATCACACTAAAAATAAAATCATTGAATTTTTTACCCCATTAGGATACAAGCTTGAAATCGGCTCTTTGGTGGAAGATGATTTCCATAATTTCAGCGCTTTAAACTTGCCCCCTTACCATCCTGCAAGAGACATGCAAGACACTTTCTATTTTAAAGATCACAAGCTTTTAAGGACTCACACTTCGCCCGTTCAAATCCACACCATGCAAGAACAAACCCCACCCATTAAGATGATTTGTTTAGGCGAAACCTTTAGGCGCGATTATGACTTGACCCACACGCCCATGTTCCATCAAATTGAAGGGCTTGTCGTGGATCAAAAAGGGAATATCCGTTTCACGCACTTAAAGGGCGTGATTGAAGACTTTTTGCATTATTTCTTTGGCGGCGTGCAATTAAGGTGGCGCTCTAGCTTTTTCCCTTTCACAGAGCCAAGCGCTGAAGTGGATATTAGTTGCGTGTTTTGCAAGCAAGAAGGCTGTAGGGTTTGCTCGCACACAGGCTGGCTAGAAGTGTTAGGCTGTGGCATGGTCAATAATGCGGTGTTTGAAGCCGTAGGGTATGAGAATGTGAGCGGGTTTGCTTTTGGCATGGGGATTGAAAGGTTAGCCATGCTGACTTGCCAGATCAATGATTTGCGCAGTTTCTTTGAAACTGATTTGAGGGTGTTGGAGAGTTTTTAA
- the pheT gene encoding phenylalanine--tRNA ligase subunit beta, whose translation MKLSVNDLSVFVDAPKDIAKLCEDLSRLGLEVESCIPCVAPKNVVVGKVLEKAPHKNAEKLSVCQVGVGKEVLQIVCGAKNVAPNQFVPVALNGALIGSTTIAKTELRGVESCGMICSSSELGFPKINDGILELDESVGELVLGKGLNEYAPFNTHVLEISLTPNRGDCLSVLGIAREISAFYHTPLKPIKALNFTPKSDLITLHAGENIESHLAYYLICNHSLKTPLSVKLSLAHNNALSENDLNNFIEFSTHFSGVVMNAYSLDATPIDLSVKNDENNLESVYINHQKRSTIAIKHQDQKDLSECLLLEASYTDPISLSLKLHALKDKTLQKDNALIYRSARGSNPNLSDGLNFLSAHLKAAILESKQTKHALKDRTLKFKLEDITEILGLAIEEEKIQGILKNLGFKVGIKEPNSKPQILEVVAPNFRHDIKTIQDIAEEILRFVGINHLISKPLDSVSNKKSNPHYDTHRFFENLKHKALACGFKEVIHYVFYSKEKQQKLGFEVLEDPLELQNPITTELNTLRTSLVCGLLDASLRNKNLGFKSIALYEKGSVYNSKREEIQKLGFLASGLQKKESYPDAKGKAWDFYSFAECVSKVIGDFSLEKLTTQAPINHPYQSAKIIQNHEIIGVIAKIHPKVIQELDLFESYYAEIDASKLKRPAMLLKPFSIYPSSVRDLTLIIDENTAFSRIKKALKDAQIPNLSEILPLDIFKESDNTIALSVRCVIHSLEKTLNDEEVNSAVQKALEILEKEFNARLKG comes from the coding sequence ATGAAACTGAGCGTTAATGATTTGAGCGTTTTTGTAGATGCGCCTAAAGATATAGCCAAACTCTGTGAGGATTTGAGTCGCTTAGGTTTAGAAGTGGAGAGCTGTATCCCTTGTGTTGCTCCTAAAAATGTGGTTGTTGGTAAGGTTTTAGAAAAAGCCCCCCATAAAAACGCTGAAAAACTCAGCGTGTGTCAAGTGGGTGTGGGTAAGGAAGTGTTACAAATCGTGTGTGGGGCTAAAAATGTCGCGCCAAACCAATTCGTGCCAGTCGCTTTAAATGGGGCGCTAATCGGCTCAACAACCATCGCTAAAACTGAACTTAGGGGGGTTGAAAGCTGCGGCATGATTTGCTCTAGCAGCGAATTGGGATTCCCTAAAATCAATGATGGCATCTTGGAATTAGACGAGAGCGTTGGGGAGTTGGTTTTAGGGAAAGGATTAAACGAATACGCCCCTTTCAACACGCATGTTTTAGAAATTTCATTGACTCCTAATCGTGGGGATTGCTTGAGCGTTTTAGGGATTGCCAGAGAGATTAGCGCGTTTTATCACACGCCCCTAAAGCCCATTAAGGCTTTAAATTTTACACCAAAAAGCGATTTGATCACGCTTCATGCGGGCGAAAATATTGAATCGCATCTGGCTTATTATTTGATTTGCAATCATTCTTTAAAAACCCCTTTAAGCGTCAAACTTTCGCTCGCTCATAATAATGCCTTGAGCGAGAACGACCTAAACAATTTCATAGAATTTAGCACGCATTTTAGTGGGGTGGTGATGAACGCTTATAGCCTGGATGCAACCCCTATTGATTTGAGCGTGAAAAACGATGAAAACAACCTTGAAAGCGTTTATATCAACCATCAAAAACGCTCCACTATCGCTATCAAACATCAAGATCAAAAAGATTTGAGCGAGTGTTTGCTTTTAGAAGCGAGCTATACTGATCCTATAAGCCTGTCTTTAAAATTGCACGCCCTAAAAGATAAAACGCTTCAAAAAGACAACGCCCTTATTTATAGAAGCGCTAGGGGGAGCAACCCTAATTTATCAGACGGCTTGAATTTTTTAAGTGCCCATTTGAAAGCGGCAATTTTAGAAAGCAAACAAACTAAGCATGCCTTAAAAGATCGCACCCTTAAATTCAAACTTGAAGACATTACCGAAATTTTGGGGCTTGCCATAGAAGAAGAAAAAATTCAAGGCATTTTAAAAAATTTAGGCTTTAAAGTTGGCATAAAAGAGCCAAACTCAAAACCCCAAATTTTAGAGGTTGTTGCACCAAATTTCAGGCATGACATTAAAACGATCCAAGATATTGCTGAAGAAATCTTACGCTTTGTAGGGATTAATCATTTGATTTCAAAGCCCCTTGATAGCGTCAGTAACAAAAAATCAAACCCCCATTACGACACACACCGCTTTTTTGAAAACCTTAAACACAAGGCTCTCGCTTGCGGTTTTAAAGAAGTCATTCATTATGTGTTTTACTCTAAAGAAAAGCAGCAAAAACTAGGCTTTGAAGTTTTAGAAGATCCCCTAGAATTGCAAAACCCTATCACAACGGAGTTAAACACCCTAAGAACGAGCCTTGTTTGCGGGCTTTTAGACGCCAGTTTAAGGAATAAAAATTTAGGGTTTAAAAGCATAGCCCTTTATGAAAAAGGGAGCGTGTATAACTCTAAAAGAGAAGAAATCCAAAAACTGGGCTTTTTAGCGAGCGGCTTACAAAAAAAAGAAAGCTACCCTGATGCTAAAGGCAAGGCTTGGGATTTTTACTCTTTTGCCGAGTGCGTTTCAAAAGTTATAGGGGATTTTAGCTTGGAAAAACTGACCACTCAAGCCCCCATTAACCACCCCTACCAGAGCGCTAAAATCATTCAAAATCATGAAATCATAGGCGTGATTGCTAAAATCCACCCCAAAGTGATCCAAGAATTGGATTTGTTTGAAAGCTATTACGCTGAGATAGACGCTTCTAAACTCAAACGCCCTGCCATGCTATTAAAACCCTTCAGTATTTACCCTAGCAGCGTGAGGGATTTGACTCTAATCATTGATGAAAACACCGCTTTTAGTAGGATTAAAAAAGCCCTAAAAGACGCTCAAATCCCTAATTTAAGCGAGATTCTACCCCTTGATATTTTTAAAGAAAGCGATAATACCATAGCCTTAAGCGTGCGTTGCGTGATTCATTCTTTAGAAAAAACCCTAAATGATGAAGAAGTTAATTCAGCCGTGCAAAAAGCGCTTGAAATTTTAGAAAAAGAATTTAACGCCCGCCTTAAGGGATAA
- the aroA gene encoding 3-phosphoshikimate 1-carboxyvinyltransferase — MIELDINASDKSLSHRAVIFSLLAQKPCVVRNFLMGEDCLSSLEIAQNLGAKVENIAKNSFKITPPTALKEPNKILNCNNSGTSMRLYSGLLSAQKGLFVLSGDNSLNARPMKRIIEPLKTFGAKILGREDNHFAPLAILGSPLKACDYESPIASAQVKSAFILSALQAQGSSAYKESELSRNHTEIMLKSLGANIQNQNGVLTISPLEKPLEAFDFTIANDPSSAFFFALSCTITPKSRLLLKNVLLNPTRIEAFEALKKMGASIEYAIQSKDLEMIGDIYIEHAPLKAINIDQNIASLIDEIPALSIAMLFAKGKSMVKNAKDLRSKESDRIKAVVSNFKALGIECEEFEDGFCIEGLEDISQLKQRFSQKKPPLIQSFNDHRIAMSFAILTLALPLEIDNLECANISFPQFKRLLNLFKKRSFNGN, encoded by the coding sequence ATGATAGAGCTTGACATTAACGCTAGCGATAAATCGCTCTCACACAGAGCCGTTATTTTTAGCCTGCTCGCTCAAAAGCCTTGTGTTGTGCGGAATTTTTTAATGGGAGAAGATTGTTTGAGCTCTTTAGAAATCGCTCAAAATTTAGGGGCTAAAGTGGAAAATATCGCCAAAAATTCTTTTAAAATCACGCCCCCAACGGCTTTAAAAGAACCTAACAAGATCTTAAATTGCAACAATTCTGGCACCAGTATGCGTTTATACAGCGGGCTTTTAAGCGCTCAAAAAGGCCTTTTTGTTTTAAGCGGGGACAATTCCTTAAACGCGCGCCCCATGAAAAGAATCATTGAGCCTTTGAAAACTTTTGGGGCAAAGATTTTAGGGAGAGAGGATAACCATTTCGCCCCCTTAGCGATCTTAGGGAGTCCTTTAAAAGCTTGCGATTATGAAAGCCCTATCGCTTCAGCTCAAGTCAAAAGCGCTTTTATTTTAAGCGCCTTACAAGCTCAAGGCTCAAGCGCCTATAAAGAAAGTGAGCTTAGCCGTAACCACACAGAAATCATGCTTAAAAGTTTGGGAGCTAATATCCAAAATCAAAACGGCGTTTTAACGATTTCACCCCTAGAAAAACCCCTAGAAGCCTTTGATTTTACCATAGCCAATGATCCGTCTAGCGCGTTTTTTTTCGCCCTTTCTTGCACGATTACGCCCAAAAGCCGCCTTCTTTTAAAAAATGTCTTGCTCAACCCCACCCGCATAGAAGCTTTTGAAGCGTTGAAAAAAATGGGCGCTTCCATAGAGTATGCGATCCAATCCAAAGATTTAGAAATGATTGGCGATATTTATATAGAGCATGCCCCTTTAAAAGCGATTAACATTGATCAAAATATCGCCAGCCTTATTGATGAAATCCCTGCTTTAAGTATCGCTATGCTTTTTGCAAAAGGCAAAAGCATGGTTAAAAACGCTAAAGATTTACGATCTAAAGAAAGCGATAGGATTAAAGCGGTTGTTTCTAATTTCAAAGCTTTAGGGATTGAGTGCGAAGAGTTTGAAGACGGGTTTTGCATAGAGGGATTAGAAGATATAAGCCAATTAAAACAGCGCTTTTCTCAAAAAAAACCCCCCCTTATCCAAAGCTTTAACGATCACAGGATTGCGATGAGTTTCGCTATTTTAACTTTAGCATTGCCTTTAGAAATTGACAATTTAGAATGCGCAAACATTTCTTTCCCGCAATTCAAACGCTTACTCAATCTATTCAAAAAAAGGAGTTTTAATGGAAATTAA
- a CDS encoding 4-hydroxy-3-methylbut-2-enyl diphosphate reductase yields the protein MEIKMAKDYGFCFGVKRAIQIAEKNQNSLIFGSLIHNAKEINRLEKNFNVKIEEDPKKIPKNKSVIIRTHGIPKQDLEYLKNKGVKITDATCPYVIKPQQIVESMSKEGYQIVLFGDINHPEVKGVISYATNQALVINSLEELQEKKLQRKVALVSQTTKQTPKLLQIASYLVERCTEVRIFNTICNATSYNQKAALDLSKEVDIMIVVGGKTSSNTKQLLSIAKQHCEDSYLVEDENELELAWFKDKKLCGITAGASTPDWIIENVKQKISTI from the coding sequence ATGGAAATTAAAATGGCTAAGGATTATGGTTTTTGTTTTGGCGTCAAAAGAGCGATACAAATCGCTGAAAAAAATCAAAACAGCTTGATTTTTGGCTCGCTCATTCATAACGCTAAAGAAATCAATCGTTTGGAAAAAAACTTCAATGTGAAAATTGAAGAAGACCCTAAAAAAATCCCTAAAAATAAGAGCGTGATCATAAGAACCCACGGCATTCCTAAGCAGGATTTAGAATACTTGAAAAATAAGGGGGTCAAAATCACTGATGCGACTTGCCCGTATGTGATCAAACCCCAACAAATCGTGGAATCCATGAGTAAAGAAGGGTATCAAATCGTGCTTTTTGGGGATATTAACCACCCTGAAGTCAAGGGCGTGATCAGCTATGCCACTAACCAGGCTTTAGTCATCAATTCTTTAGAAGAATTGCAAGAAAAAAAGCTCCAACGAAAAGTGGCTTTAGTCTCCCAAACCACCAAACAAACCCCCAAACTCTTGCAAATCGCTTCTTACTTGGTGGAAAGATGCACTGAAGTGCGTATTTTTAACACGATTTGTAACGCAACTTCTTACAACCAAAAAGCCGCTTTGGATTTGAGTAAGGAAGTGGATATTATGATAGTCGTGGGCGGTAAAACTTCTTCAAACACCAAACAGCTCTTAAGCATCGCCAAACAGCATTGTGAAGACAGCTACTTGGTAGAAGATGAAAACGAATTAGAGTTAGCGTGGTTTAAGGATAAAAAATTGTGTGGGATTACCGCTGGGGCTTCCACGCCGGACTGGATTATAGAAAATGTCAAGCAAAAAATCAGCACGATTTAA
- a CDS encoding 30S ribosomal protein S1, with protein sequence MSKIPDDQNFNDEEENFAELLKKEETLEKGTIKEGLIVSINENDGYAMVSVGGKTEGRLALSEITDEKGQLLYQKNDPIIVHVSEKGEHPSVSYKKAISQQKIQAKIEELGENYENAIIEGKIVGKNKGGYIVESQGVEYFLSRSRSSLKNDANHIGKRIKACIVHVDKENHSINISRKRFFEVNDKRQLEVSKGLLEATEPVLGVVCQITPFGIFVEVKGVEGLVHYSEISHKGPVNPEKYYKEGDEVYVKAIAYDEEKRRLSLSIKATIEDPWEEIQDKLKPGYAIKVVVSNIENYGAFVDIGNDIEGFLHVSEISWDKNVSHPSNYLSVGQEIDVKIIDIDPKNRRLRVSLKQLTNRPFDVFESKHQVGDVLEGKVATLTDFGAFLNLGGVDGLLHNHDAFWDKDKKCKDHYKIGDVIKVKILKINKKDRKISLSAKHLVTSPTEEFAQKHKTDSVVQGKVVSIKDFGVFINADGIDVLIKNEDLNPLKKDEIKIGQEITCVVVAIEKSNNKVRASVHRLERKKEKEELQAFNTSDDKMTLGDILKEKL encoded by the coding sequence ATGAGCAAGATACCAGATGATCAGAACTTTAATGACGAGGAGGAAAACTTCGCAGAACTCTTAAAAAAAGAAGAAACCCTAGAAAAAGGCACTATCAAAGAAGGGCTAATCGTTTCCATCAATGAGAATGATGGCTATGCCATGGTGAGCGTGGGCGGTAAGACAGAAGGCCGTTTGGCTTTGAGTGAGATCACCGATGAAAAGGGGCAGTTGCTGTATCAAAAAAATGACCCCATTATCGTGCATGTGTCCGAAAAAGGTGAACACCCTAGCGTTTCCTACAAAAAGGCCATTTCCCAACAAAAGATTCAAGCCAAAATTGAAGAATTAGGCGAAAACTATGAAAACGCCATTATTGAAGGCAAGATTGTAGGCAAGAATAAAGGGGGTTATATCGTGGAGTCTCAAGGCGTGGAGTATTTTCTCTCTCGCTCGCGCTCTTCTTTAAAGAATGACGCAAACCATATCGGCAAACGCATTAAAGCGTGCATCGTTCATGTGGATAAGGAAAACCATTCTATCAATATTTCTCGCAAACGATTCTTTGAAGTCAATGACAAACGACAGCTTGAAGTTTCTAAAGGATTGTTAGAAGCTACAGAGCCGGTGTTAGGGGTTGTGTGCCAGATCACCCCTTTTGGTATTTTTGTAGAAGTTAAGGGGGTTGAAGGATTAGTCCATTATTCTGAAATCAGCCATAAAGGACCGGTCAACCCTGAAAAATACTACAAAGAGGGCGATGAAGTCTATGTCAAAGCCATCGCTTATGATGAAGAAAAAAGACGCCTTTCACTCTCCATAAAAGCGACCATAGAAGACCCATGGGAAGAGATCCAAGACAAGCTAAAACCCGGATACGCCATTAAGGTGGTGGTGAGCAATATTGAAAATTATGGGGCGTTTGTGGATATTGGTAATGATATTGAAGGCTTTTTGCATGTTTCTGAAATCTCTTGGGATAAAAATGTCAGCCACCCTAGCAACTACTTGAGCGTGGGGCAAGAGATTGATGTGAAGATCATTGACATTGATCCAAAAAATCGCCGTTTAAGGGTTTCTTTAAAGCAACTCACTAACAGGCCTTTTGATGTTTTTGAATCCAAACACCAAGTGGGGGATGTTTTAGAAGGCAAAGTGGCGACTTTAACGGATTTTGGGGCGTTTTTGAATCTGGGTGGGGTGGATGGTTTGCTCCACAATCACGACGCTTTTTGGGATAAAGATAAAAAGTGCAAAGACCACTATAAAATTGGCGATGTGATCAAAGTGAAAATCCTTAAAATCAACAAAAAAGATAGAAAGATCTCTTTGAGCGCGAAGCATTTGGTTACTTCCCCTACAGAAGAATTCGCTCAAAAGCATAAAACAGACAGCGTGGTTCAAGGCAAAGTGGTGAGTATTAAGGATTTTGGCGTTTTCATTAACGCTGATGGCATTGATGTGCTCATCAAAAATGAAGACTTGAACCCCTTGAAAAAAGATGAAATCAAAATAGGGCAAGAAATCACATGCGTGGTGGTTGCGATTGAAAAATCTAATAACAAGGTGCGCGCTTCTGTGCATAGGTTAGAGCGCAAAAAAGAAAAAGAAGAGTTGCAAGCTTTTAACACGAGCGATGATAAAATGACTTTAGGGGATATTCTTAAAGAAAAGCTCTAA
- the serA gene encoding phosphoglycerate dehydrogenase has translation MYQVAICDPIHAKGIQILEAQKDIVLHDYSKCPKNELSGKLTLMDALITRSMTPITSDFLKPLTHLKSIVRAGVGVDNIDLESCSQKGIVVMNIPTANTIAAVELTMAHLINAVRSFPCANDQIKHQRLWKREDWYGTELKNKKLGIIGFGNIGSRVGIRAKAFEMEVLAYDPYIPSSKATDLGVIYTKNFEDILQCDVITIHTPKNKETINMIGAKEIERMKKGVILINCARGGLYNEDALYEALETKKVRWLGIDVFSKEPGIHNKLLDLPNVYATPHIGANTLESQEEISKQAAQGVMESLRGSSHPHALNLPMQAFDASAKAYLNLAQKLGYFSSQIHKGVCQKIELSLCGEINQFKDALVAFALVGVLKPVVGDKINYINAPFVAKERDIEIKVSLKESASPYKNMLSLTLNAANGSISVSGTVFEEDILKLTEIDGFHIDIEPKGKMLLFRNTDIPGVIGSVGNAFARHGINIADFRLGRNTQKEALALIIVDEEVSLEVLEELKNIPACLSVHYVVI, from the coding sequence ATGTATCAAGTAGCCATTTGCGACCCCATCCATGCTAAAGGCATTCAAATTTTAGAAGCTCAAAAAGACATTGTCTTGCATGATTATTCCAAATGCCCCAAAAATGAGCTTTCAGGAAAACTCACTCTTATGGATGCGCTCATCACGCGCAGCATGACCCCTATCACCAGCGATTTTTTAAAGCCCTTAACCCACTTAAAATCCATCGTGAGAGCGGGCGTGGGAGTGGATAATATTGATTTGGAAAGCTGTTCTCAAAAAGGGATTGTAGTGATGAATATCCCTACCGCTAACACGATTGCCGCTGTGGAATTAACCATGGCGCATTTGATCAATGCGGTGCGCTCATTCCCTTGCGCAAACGATCAAATCAAACACCAAAGGTTATGGAAAAGAGAAGATTGGTATGGCACGGAATTGAAAAATAAAAAGCTGGGCATCATTGGTTTTGGGAATATTGGCTCTAGGGTGGGCATTAGGGCTAAAGCTTTTGAAATGGAAGTCCTAGCCTATGATCCTTATATCCCTTCTTCAAAAGCCACTGATTTAGGGGTCATTTACACAAAAAATTTTGAAGATATTTTGCAGTGCGATGTGATCACTATCCACACCCCTAAAAATAAAGAAACCATTAACATGATAGGCGCTAAAGAGATCGAACGCATGAAAAAAGGGGTTATTTTGATCAATTGCGCTAGGGGTGGGCTTTATAATGAAGACGCTCTTTATGAAGCTTTAGAAACCAAAAAAGTGCGTTGGCTTGGTATCGATGTCTTTTCTAAAGAGCCTGGCATTCACAACAAGCTTTTAGACTTGCCTAATGTTTATGCGACCCCCCATATTGGCGCAAACACTTTAGAATCCCAAGAAGAAATTTCCAAACAAGCCGCTCAAGGGGTTATGGAATCTTTAAGGGGTTCAAGCCACCCGCATGCTTTGAATTTACCCATGCAAGCTTTTGATGCGAGTGCAAAAGCCTACTTGAATTTAGCGCAAAAACTGGGTTATTTTTCCAGTCAAATCCATAAGGGCGTGTGCCAAAAAATTGAGCTCAGTCTTTGTGGGGAGATCAACCAATTTAAAGACGCCCTTGTAGCCTTTGCGCTAGTGGGGGTGTTAAAACCTGTTGTAGGGGATAAAATCAATTACATTAACGCCCCCTTTGTGGCTAAAGAAAGAGACATTGAGATTAAGGTTAGCCTTAAAGAAAGCGCTTCGCCCTATAAAAACATGCTCTCTTTAACTCTAAATGCGGCTAATGGTTCAATCAGCGTGAGCGGCACGGTGTTTGAAGAAGATATTTTAAAACTCACTGAGATTGATGGGTTTCATATTGATATAGAGCCAAAGGGTAAAATGCTTTTATTCAGGAATACGGATATTCCAGGCGTTATTGGGAGTGTGGGGAATGCGTTCGCTAGGCATGGCATTAACATCGCTGATTTTCGTTTGGGGCGTAACACGCAAAAAGAAGCCCTAGCGCTCATTATTGTAGATGAAGAAGTTTCTTTGGAAGTTTTAGAAGAGCTTAAAAACATTCCTGCGTGCTTAAGCGTTCATTATGTGGTTATTTAA